A region from the Mycolicibacterium phlei genome encodes:
- the smc gene encoding chromosome segregation protein SMC, whose product MHLKSLTLKGFKSFASPTTLRFEPGITCVVGPNGSGKSNVVDALIWVMGEQGAKSLRGGKMEDVIFAGTSSRPPLGRAEVTVTIDNSDNSLPIEYSEVSITRRMFRDGGSEYEINGSSCRLMDIQELLSDSGIGREMHVIVGQGKLAEILESRPEDRRAFIEEAAGVLKHRKRKEKALRKLDAMSANLNRLTDLTTELRRQLKPLGRQAEMARRAQTIQADLRDARLRLAADDLVTRRAEFENTNQAETTLRREHEEISARLEARTAELAEHESAVEALSERADAAQQRWFALSALAERVSATVRIASERAQHLEAEPEMSTGPDPDELDAQADEVAEQERQLLTELEEARARLEEARAELAEAERLAAEAERAHMEAARAEADRREGLARLAGQVDTTRARVESIDETVARLTDAIEEAAAKAQQMQAEFETVQNKVAELDAGEVGLDEHHDRTVAALKQAEERVAELQAAERAAERQVASLRARIEALSVGLERKDGAAWLLETRSDAGLLGSVANLLKVRDGYETAIAAVLGAAADAVAAENVAAARDAVTALKESDGGRAAIMLSDWPTPPVAQRDSLPHGATWATDLIDAPPRLQGAVTALLSDVAVVADLGAAFDLVAAHPRLRAVTTDGDLVGAGWVAGGSDRKPSTLEIASEVDKARDELAAAEAQVEELSAALSGALAEQASRQDAAEQALAALNESDAAISAIYEQLGRLGQEARNADDEYQRLTQQRAELETNRERTVAELVELEQRLHNAQQEPMFEAEPVDRQETMAAAEAARAVEVEARLAVRTAEERANAVRGRADSLRRAATAEREARERAQRAREAREHAAAVAAAVAESGRVVAQRLSAVVALASKARDELAAERQERAAALTRTREEVTELTMKLNSLTDALHRDEVAKAQAAMRIEQLEQQVLEQFGMAASDLINEYGPHVPLPPSELEMAEYEQAKERGEQVVAPAPMPYDRATQERRAKKAERELAELGRVNPLALEEFAALEERYNFLSTQLEDVKAARKDLLDVIEDVDARILQVFTEAYADVEREFTQVFSTLFPGGEGRLLLTNPDDMLTTGVEVEARPPGKKVKRLSLLSGGEKSLTAVAMLVAIFRARPSPFYVMDEVEAALDDVNLRRLISLFEQLRERSQLIVITHQKPTMEVADALYGVTMRDDGITQVISQRMRGQELVAATN is encoded by the coding sequence GTGCACCTCAAGAGTCTGACCCTGAAGGGCTTCAAGTCGTTTGCTTCGCCGACGACTCTGCGCTTCGAGCCAGGCATCACCTGCGTGGTGGGTCCCAACGGCTCGGGCAAGTCGAATGTGGTCGACGCGCTCATCTGGGTGATGGGCGAGCAGGGTGCCAAGAGCCTGCGGGGCGGCAAGATGGAGGACGTCATCTTCGCGGGGACGTCGTCACGGCCGCCGCTGGGCCGCGCCGAGGTGACCGTCACCATCGACAACTCCGACAACTCGCTGCCCATCGAGTACTCCGAGGTGTCGATCACCCGCCGGATGTTCCGCGACGGCGGCAGCGAGTACGAGATCAACGGCAGCAGCTGCCGGCTGATGGACATCCAGGAACTGCTGAGCGACTCCGGCATCGGCCGCGAGATGCACGTCATCGTCGGGCAGGGCAAGCTCGCCGAGATTCTCGAGTCGCGCCCAGAGGACCGCCGCGCGTTCATCGAGGAGGCCGCGGGCGTCCTCAAGCACCGCAAGCGCAAGGAGAAGGCGCTGCGCAAGCTCGACGCGATGTCGGCCAACCTCAACCGGCTCACTGACCTGACCACCGAGCTGCGCCGCCAGCTCAAACCACTGGGCCGCCAGGCCGAGATGGCCCGCCGCGCCCAGACCATCCAGGCCGACCTGCGCGACGCCCGGCTGCGGCTGGCCGCCGACGACCTGGTCACCCGTCGCGCCGAGTTCGAGAACACCAACCAGGCCGAGACCACGCTGCGACGTGAGCACGAAGAGATCTCCGCGCGGCTGGAGGCCAGGACCGCCGAACTGGCCGAGCACGAGTCCGCCGTCGAGGCGCTCAGCGAGCGCGCCGACGCCGCCCAGCAGCGGTGGTTCGCGCTGTCGGCGCTCGCCGAGCGGGTGAGCGCGACGGTCCGCATCGCCAGCGAGCGCGCCCAGCACCTCGAGGCCGAACCCGAGATGTCCACCGGGCCCGACCCCGACGAACTGGACGCCCAGGCCGACGAGGTAGCCGAGCAGGAACGCCAGCTGCTAACCGAGCTCGAGGAGGCACGGGCCCGGCTGGAGGAGGCGCGCGCCGAGCTCGCCGAGGCCGAACGGCTGGCCGCCGAAGCCGAACGCGCCCACATGGAGGCCGCCCGCGCCGAGGCCGACCGCCGCGAGGGGCTGGCCCGGCTGGCCGGGCAGGTCGACACCACCCGTGCCCGCGTCGAGTCGATCGACGAGACCGTCGCCCGGCTGACCGACGCGATCGAGGAGGCCGCGGCCAAGGCCCAGCAGATGCAGGCCGAGTTCGAGACCGTGCAGAACAAGGTCGCCGAGCTCGACGCCGGCGAGGTCGGCCTCGACGAACACCACGACCGCACCGTTGCCGCGCTCAAGCAGGCCGAGGAACGCGTCGCCGAGCTGCAGGCCGCCGAACGTGCCGCCGAACGGCAGGTGGCGTCCCTGCGGGCCCGTATCGAGGCACTGTCGGTCGGCCTGGAGCGCAAGGACGGCGCCGCCTGGCTGCTGGAAACCCGAAGCGACGCAGGACTTCTCGGTTCCGTCGCCAATCTGCTGAAGGTGCGCGACGGCTACGAGACGGCGATCGCCGCGGTGCTCGGCGCCGCCGCCGACGCGGTGGCGGCCGAGAACGTCGCCGCCGCCCGCGATGCGGTCACCGCGCTCAAGGAGTCCGACGGCGGGCGCGCCGCGATCATGCTCAGCGACTGGCCCACCCCACCTGTGGCGCAACGGGATTCGCTGCCCCACGGGGCGACGTGGGCGACCGATTTGATCGACGCCCCTCCCCGGCTGCAGGGTGCGGTCACCGCGCTGCTGTCCGACGTCGCGGTGGTGGCCGATCTGGGCGCCGCCTTCGACCTGGTCGCCGCGCATCCGCGGCTGCGGGCGGTCACCACCGACGGCGACCTGGTCGGCGCCGGCTGGGTGGCCGGCGGGTCGGACCGCAAGCCCAGCACCCTGGAGATCGCCTCCGAGGTGGACAAGGCCCGTGACGAACTGGCCGCCGCCGAGGCGCAGGTCGAGGAGTTGTCGGCGGCGCTGTCGGGCGCACTGGCCGAGCAGGCCAGCAGGCAGGACGCCGCCGAACAGGCGCTGGCCGCGCTCAACGAGTCCGACGCCGCGATCTCGGCGATCTACGAGCAGCTGGGCCGGCTCGGACAGGAGGCCCGCAACGCCGACGACGAGTACCAGCGGCTGACCCAGCAGCGGGCCGAACTGGAGACCAACCGCGAGCGCACCGTCGCCGAACTCGTCGAGCTCGAACAGCGGCTGCACAACGCGCAGCAGGAGCCCATGTTCGAGGCCGAGCCGGTCGACCGGCAGGAGACCATGGCCGCCGCCGAGGCGGCCCGCGCCGTCGAGGTGGAGGCCCGCCTGGCCGTGCGCACCGCCGAGGAACGCGCCAACGCCGTTCGGGGACGGGCGGATTCGCTGCGCCGGGCCGCCACCGCCGAGCGGGAAGCGCGGGAGCGGGCCCAGCGGGCGCGGGAGGCCCGGGAGCACGCCGCGGCGGTGGCGGCGGCCGTCGCCGAGTCGGGACGCGTTGTCGCGCAACGGCTCAGCGCGGTGGTGGCGCTGGCCTCCAAGGCGCGTGACGAGCTGGCCGCCGAACGCCAGGAGCGCGCCGCGGCGCTGACGCGGACCCGCGAGGAGGTCACCGAGCTCACCATGAAGCTCAACAGCCTCACCGACGCGCTGCACCGCGACGAGGTGGCCAAGGCCCAGGCGGCGATGCGTATCGAGCAGCTCGAGCAGCAGGTGCTCGAACAGTTCGGCATGGCCGCCTCCGACCTGATCAACGAATACGGCCCACACGTGCCGCTGCCGCCGTCGGAGCTGGAGATGGCCGAGTACGAACAGGCCAAGGAGCGCGGCGAGCAGGTCGTCGCGCCCGCGCCGATGCCGTATGACCGGGCCACCCAGGAGCGGCGTGCCAAGAAGGCCGAGCGCGAGCTCGCCGAGCTCGGCCGGGTCAATCCGCTGGCGCTGGAGGAGTTCGCCGCGCTTGAGGAGCGCTACAACTTCCTGTCCACCCAGCTCGAGGACGTCAAGGCGGCGCGCAAGGACCTGCTCGACGTCATCGAGGACGTCGACGCCCGCATCCTGCAGGTGTTCACCGAGGCCTACGCCGACGTCGAGCGGGAGTTCACCCAGGTGTTCTCGACGCTGTTCCCGGGCGGGGAGGGCCGGCTGCTGCTGACCAACCCCGACGACATGCTGACCACCGGCGTCGAGGTCGAGGCCCGGCCGCCGGGCAAGAAGGTCAAGCGGCTGTCGCTGCTGTCGGGTGGCGAGAAGTCGCTGACCGCGGTGGCGATGCTGGTCGCGATCTTCCGGGCCCGGCCGTCGCCGTTCTATGTGATGGACGAGGTGGAGGCCGCGCTCGACGACGTCAACCTGCGCCGGCTGATCAGCCTGTTCGAGCAGCTGCGGGAGCGCTCGCAGCTCATCGTCATCACCCACCAGAAGCCGACGATGGAGGTCGCCGACGCGCTGTACGGCGTCACCATGCGCGACGACGGCATCACCCAGGTGATCAGCCAGCGGATGCGCGGGCAGGAACTGGTCGCCGCGACGAACTGA
- the mutM gene encoding bifunctional DNA-formamidopyrimidine glycosylase/DNA-(apurinic or apyrimidinic site) lyase: MPELPEVEVVRRGLAAHVVDKTITAVRVHHPRAVRRHEAGPADLTARLLGSRIVGTGRRGKYLWLTLDDGSALVVHLGMSGQMLIGEVPNANHLRIATLLDDGTRLNFVDQRTFGGWMLTDMVSVDGSEVPLPVAHLARDPLDPRFDRDAVVKVLRGKHSEIKRQLLDQTVVSGIGNIYADEALWRAKINGARVASSLSRPKLAALLDHAADVMRDALAQGGTSFDSLYVNVNGESGYFDRSLDAYGREGEPCRRCGAVMRREKFMNRSSFYCPRCQPRPRLTR, encoded by the coding sequence ATGCCTGAGCTACCCGAGGTCGAGGTCGTCCGCCGCGGGTTGGCCGCCCATGTCGTCGACAAGACCATCACCGCGGTGCGGGTGCACCATCCGCGTGCGGTGCGCAGGCACGAGGCCGGACCGGCCGACCTGACCGCCCGGCTGCTGGGGTCGCGCATCGTCGGCACCGGGCGGCGCGGCAAGTACCTGTGGCTGACGCTGGACGACGGCTCGGCGCTGGTGGTGCACCTGGGGATGAGCGGTCAGATGCTGATCGGTGAGGTGCCCAATGCCAACCATCTGCGCATCGCGACCCTGCTCGACGACGGCACCCGGCTGAACTTCGTCGACCAGCGCACGTTCGGCGGCTGGATGCTGACCGACATGGTCAGCGTCGACGGCAGCGAGGTGCCGCTGCCCGTGGCGCATCTGGCCCGGGACCCGCTCGACCCGCGGTTCGACCGCGATGCTGTGGTGAAGGTGTTGCGCGGCAAGCATTCTGAGATCAAGCGCCAGCTGCTCGACCAGACCGTGGTGTCGGGGATCGGCAACATCTACGCCGATGAGGCGCTGTGGCGCGCCAAGATCAACGGGGCCCGGGTGGCGTCGTCGCTGAGCCGGCCGAAGCTGGCCGCGCTGCTCGACCACGCCGCCGACGTGATGCGTGACGCGCTGGCCCAGGGCGGGACGTCGTTTGACTCGTTGTATGTCAACGTCAACGGCGAGTCGGGCTACTTCGACCGGTCGCTGGATGCCTACGGCCGCGAGGGTGAGCCGTGCCGGCGGTGCGGGGCGGTGATGCGGCGGGAGAAGTTCATGAACCGCTCGTCGTTCTACTGTCCGCGCTGCCAACCCCGCCCGAGGTTGACCCGATGA
- the ftsY gene encoding signal recognition particle-docking protein FtsY, with amino-acid sequence MTEGLWIAVAVIAVLLVAVLVVGLVRYRRRQISLKSPTKPAVEKPAGYQASSGITFSQATAPPKQPSAPPKQPAERIDTTGLPAVGDDATVPRDAPKRPIADVKLPDGPVPVKEPKPAPEPVSEPVEAVETPAPVEEAPAPVEEAPAEEAPVDEAPAAPVLDEIAPTTGRLERLRGRLAKSQNALGKSMLGLLGAGDLDEDSWEEIEDTLLISDLGPVVTQSVVASLRERMAAAGVRTEADARAVLRGVLIEELRPDLDRSIRALPHADKPSVLLVVGVNGTGKTTTVGKLARVLVADGRRVVLGAADTFRAAAADQLQSWASRVGAQVVRGAEGADPASVAFDAVDKGIADGADVILIDTAGRLHTKTGLMDELGKVKRVVSKRAEVDEVLLVLDATIGQNGLAQARVFAEVVDISGVVLTKLDGTAKGGIVFRVQQELGVPVKLVGLGEGPDDLAPFEPAAFVDALLG; translated from the coding sequence GTGACAGAAGGTTTGTGGATCGCAGTCGCGGTCATCGCCGTTCTGCTGGTCGCCGTCCTGGTCGTCGGACTCGTCCGGTACCGGCGTCGGCAGATCAGCCTCAAGTCGCCGACCAAGCCGGCGGTGGAGAAGCCGGCCGGATATCAGGCGTCGTCGGGGATCACGTTCTCGCAGGCGACCGCCCCGCCCAAGCAGCCCAGCGCCCCGCCGAAGCAACCGGCCGAGCGGATCGACACCACCGGGCTGCCCGCCGTCGGCGACGACGCCACCGTGCCGCGCGACGCACCGAAGCGCCCGATCGCCGACGTGAAGCTGCCCGACGGCCCGGTACCGGTCAAGGAACCCAAGCCGGCCCCAGAGCCCGTCTCAGAGCCCGTCGAGGCTGTCGAGACGCCGGCTCCGGTCGAGGAGGCGCCCGCCCCGGTCGAGGAGGCCCCCGCTGAGGAGGCCCCCGTTGACGAGGCGCCCGCGGCACCCGTCCTCGACGAGATCGCCCCGACCACCGGCCGTCTGGAGCGGCTGCGCGGCCGGCTGGCGAAGTCGCAGAACGCACTCGGCAAGAGCATGCTGGGCCTGCTCGGCGCCGGCGACCTCGACGAGGACTCCTGGGAGGAGATCGAGGACACGCTGCTGATCTCCGACCTCGGCCCGGTGGTCACCCAGTCCGTGGTGGCGTCGCTGCGCGAGCGGATGGCCGCCGCCGGGGTGCGCACCGAGGCCGACGCCCGCGCGGTGCTGCGCGGGGTGCTCATCGAGGAGCTGCGCCCCGACCTGGACCGTTCGATCCGGGCGCTGCCGCACGCCGACAAACCATCGGTGCTGCTGGTCGTCGGGGTCAACGGCACCGGCAAGACCACCACCGTCGGCAAGCTGGCCCGCGTGCTGGTCGCCGACGGGCGCCGCGTGGTACTGGGCGCGGCCGACACGTTCCGCGCCGCGGCGGCCGACCAGCTGCAGTCATGGGCGTCGCGCGTGGGCGCGCAGGTGGTGCGCGGCGCCGAGGGGGCCGACCCGGCGTCGGTGGCGTTCGACGCCGTCGACAAGGGCATCGCCGACGGCGCCGATGTCATCCTCATCGACACCGCGGGACGGTTGCACACCAAGACCGGCCTGATGGACGAGCTCGGAAAGGTCAAGCGCGTGGTGAGCAAGCGCGCCGAGGTCGATGAGGTGTTGCTGGTCCTCGACGCCACCATCGGGCAGAACGGGCTGGCCCAGGCGCGGGTGTTCGCCGAGGTCGTCGACATCTCCGGTGTCGTGCTGACCAAGCTCGACGGCACCGCCAAGGGCGGCATCGTGTTCCGCGTGCAGCAGGAACTCGGTGTGCCGGTCAAGCTCGTCGGGCTCGGCGAGGGACCGGACGATCTCGCCCCGTTCGAGCCGGCGGCCTTCGTCGACGCTCTTCTGGGCTAG
- a CDS encoding ammonium transporter, with the protein MSAGDTAWVLTAAALVLFMTPGLAFFYGGLSRQKSVLNMMMMSFGAMGVISVIYVLWGYSMSFSSGHTGGSDIAGIFDNPFSLFGLSQLLETQEVGDETLYVLGGFGTVPAIVWAGFQLTFAVITVALISGAVAERMKFGTWLVFGALWATFVYFPLAHMVWGGGLLSGGENSIASWLFGYDAEAESANVAPIDFAGGTVVHINAGMAALVLAILLGKRAGFGKIVYRPHNIPFVMLGAAILWFGWFGFNVGSEGAADMLAGAVWVNTTAATAAAMLGWLLVERIRDGHATSVGAASGIVAGLVAITPACGSLSPIGSLILGVIAGALSALAIGLKYKFGYDDSLDVVGVHLVAGLWGTIGIGFLALDTGLFYGGGFEQLVVQVVIALVAVIFTGILTAIIAFIVKPLGWRVSREDEETGIDETEHAETAYELA; encoded by the coding sequence TTGAGCGCGGGCGACACCGCATGGGTACTCACCGCCGCGGCACTGGTGTTGTTCATGACGCCGGGCCTGGCGTTCTTCTACGGCGGGCTCTCGCGACAGAAGTCCGTCCTCAACATGATGATGATGTCGTTCGGCGCGATGGGCGTCATCAGCGTCATCTACGTGCTGTGGGGCTACTCGATGTCGTTCTCGTCCGGGCACACCGGCGGCAGCGACATCGCGGGGATCTTCGACAACCCCTTCTCCCTGTTCGGCTTGAGCCAACTGCTGGAGACACAGGAGGTCGGTGACGAAACCCTGTACGTCCTCGGCGGCTTCGGCACCGTCCCGGCCATCGTGTGGGCCGGCTTCCAGCTGACCTTCGCGGTCATCACCGTCGCCCTGATCAGCGGCGCGGTGGCCGAGCGCATGAAGTTCGGCACCTGGCTGGTGTTCGGCGCGCTGTGGGCGACCTTCGTGTACTTCCCGCTGGCCCACATGGTTTGGGGCGGCGGCCTGCTGTCGGGTGGCGAGAACAGCATCGCGTCCTGGCTCTTCGGGTATGACGCCGAAGCGGAGTCGGCCAACGTCGCTCCGATCGACTTCGCCGGTGGCACCGTGGTGCACATCAACGCCGGTATGGCTGCCCTGGTGCTGGCCATCCTGCTAGGCAAGCGCGCCGGCTTCGGCAAGATCGTCTACCGCCCGCACAACATCCCGTTCGTGATGCTCGGCGCGGCCATCCTGTGGTTCGGCTGGTTCGGCTTCAACGTCGGTTCTGAGGGCGCTGCCGACATGCTCGCCGGCGCCGTGTGGGTCAACACCACCGCTGCCACCGCGGCCGCGATGCTGGGCTGGCTTCTGGTGGAGCGCATCCGCGACGGCCACGCCACCAGCGTGGGTGCCGCCTCGGGTATCGTCGCCGGCCTGGTCGCGATCACCCCGGCGTGCGGTTCGCTCTCGCCGATCGGTTCGCTGATCCTGGGTGTCATCGCCGGTGCGCTGTCGGCGCTGGCGATCGGCCTGAAGTACAAGTTCGGCTATGACGATTCGCTCGACGTCGTCGGCGTCCACCTGGTCGCCGGCCTGTGGGGCACCATCGGCATCGGCTTCCTGGCCCTCGACACGGGCCTGTTCTACGGCGGCGGCTTCGAGCAGCTGGTGGTGCAGGTTGTCATCGCTCTGGTCGCGGTGATCTTCACCGGCATCCTGACGGCGATCATTGCCTTTATCGTTAAGCCGTTGGGATGGCGGGTCAGCCGTGAAGACGAGGAGACCGGCATTGATGAGACGGAACATGCCGAAACCGCTTACGAGCTCGCCTGA
- a CDS encoding acylphosphatase, whose translation MQELAEVRLTAWVHGHVQGVGFRWWTRSRALELGLTGYAANKPDGRVEVVAQGSRDACQRLLDLLQSGQTPGRVDKVVADFTQPRDSLEGFTER comes from the coding sequence ATGCAGGAGTTAGCTGAGGTACGCCTCACGGCCTGGGTGCACGGGCACGTGCAGGGCGTCGGCTTCCGCTGGTGGACCCGCTCGCGGGCACTGGAACTCGGGCTGACCGGCTACGCCGCAAACAAGCCCGACGGGCGGGTCGAAGTGGTTGCCCAGGGTTCCCGCGACGCCTGCCAGCGCCTGCTTGACCTGCTGCAAAGCGGTCAGACGCCCGGGCGGGTCGACAAAGTTGTCGCCGACTTCACACAACCGCGCGACTCGCTAGAAGGCTTCACCGAGCGATAG
- a CDS encoding YceD family protein, with the protein MATHAHAGAHRASQSPLVIDIARLGRRPGSMIAVHETVSSPLRIGLDLIAIAEGAPLELDLRLESVSEGVLVTGRVSAPTAGDCARCLTPITGDVEIGLTELFAYPDSTTDETTEADEVGRVGASGRPDTVDLEQPIIDAVGLALPFVPLCNPDCEGLCPECGVALAEAEPGHHHEKVDPRWAKLANMFDEGSSE; encoded by the coding sequence ATCGACATCGCCCGGCTCGGCAGACGACCCGGGTCGATGATCGCTGTCCACGAGACGGTGTCGAGCCCCTTGCGGATCGGCCTGGACCTGATCGCGATCGCCGAGGGCGCGCCGCTGGAGCTGGACCTGCGGCTCGAGTCGGTGTCGGAGGGGGTGCTGGTCACCGGTCGAGTGTCGGCGCCGACGGCGGGGGACTGCGCGCGGTGTCTGACGCCGATCACCGGTGACGTCGAGATCGGGCTCACCGAGCTGTTCGCCTACCCGGACAGCACCACCGACGAGACCACCGAGGCCGACGAGGTGGGCCGGGTCGGCGCCAGCGGCCGGCCCGACACCGTGGACCTCGAGCAGCCGATCATCGACGCGGTCGGGCTGGCGCTGCCGTTCGTCCCGCTGTGCAACCCGGACTGCGAGGGCCTGTGCCCGGAGTGCGGGGTGGCACTCGCCGAGGCCGAGCCCGGCCACCACCACGAGAAGGTCGACCCGCGGTGGGCCAAGCTGGCCAACATGTTCGATGAGGGCAGCAGTGAGTGA
- the rnc gene encoding ribonuclease III — MSDRAALLAALGVELSEELLTIALTHRSYSYENGGLPTNERLEFLGDAVLGLTITEELYHRHPERSEGDLAKLRASIVNTQALADVGRKLSDVGLGAHLLLGKGEENSGGADKASILADGVESLLGAIYLEHGIEVAREVILRLFAELLDTAPTLGAGLDWKSSLQELTAARGLGAPAYVVTSTGPDHDKEFTATVVVADTEYGKGVGRTKKEAELKAAAAAWNALTAEVDA, encoded by the coding sequence GTGAGTGACCGGGCCGCGCTGCTGGCGGCGCTGGGAGTCGAACTGTCCGAAGAACTGCTCACCATCGCGCTCACCCACCGCAGCTATTCGTACGAGAACGGTGGCCTGCCCACCAATGAGCGGCTGGAGTTCCTCGGCGACGCCGTGCTCGGGCTGACCATCACCGAGGAGCTCTACCACCGTCATCCCGAGCGCTCCGAGGGCGATCTGGCCAAGCTGCGCGCCAGCATCGTCAACACCCAGGCGCTGGCCGACGTCGGGCGCAAGCTCTCCGATGTCGGGCTGGGCGCGCACCTGCTGCTCGGCAAGGGCGAGGAGAACTCCGGCGGCGCCGACAAGGCCAGCATTCTGGCCGACGGTGTCGAATCCCTGCTCGGCGCAATCTATCTCGAGCACGGTATCGAGGTGGCCCGGGAGGTGATCCTGCGGCTGTTCGCCGAGCTGCTCGACACCGCGCCGACGCTGGGCGCCGGGCTGGACTGGAAGAGCAGCCTGCAGGAGCTGACCGCCGCGCGCGGACTGGGCGCGCCGGCCTACGTCGTGACCTCGACCGGCCCGGATCACGACAAGGAGTTCACCGCGACGGTCGTCGTCGCCGACACCGAGTACGGCAAGGGCGTGGGGCGCACCAAGAAGGAGGCCGAGCTCAAGGCGGCCGCGGCGGCGTGGAACGCGCTGACCGCCGAGGTTGATGCCTGA
- a CDS encoding P-II family nitrogen regulator: MKLVTAIVKPFTLEDVKTGLEQTGILGMTVSEVQGYGRQKGHTEVYRGAEYSVDFVPKVRVEVVVDDESVDKVVDVIVQAARTGKIGDGKVWVSPVDTVVRVRTGERGADAL, translated from the coding sequence ATGAAGCTAGTAACCGCGATCGTCAAGCCGTTCACCCTCGAAGACGTCAAGACCGGACTCGAACAGACGGGTATCCTCGGTATGACAGTCAGTGAGGTTCAGGGCTACGGACGCCAGAAGGGTCACACCGAGGTGTACCGCGGCGCTGAGTACTCGGTCGACTTCGTGCCGAAGGTGCGGGTCGAGGTCGTCGTCGACGACGAGTCCGTGGACAAGGTGGTGGACGTCATCGTCCAGGCCGCGCGGACCGGCAAGATCGGCGACGGCAAGGTGTGGGTGAGCCCCGTCGACACCGTGGTCCGGGTGCGCACCGGAGAACGTGGAGCCGACGCCCTCTGA